The Streptomyces sp. NBC_01426 genome includes a region encoding these proteins:
- a CDS encoding class I SAM-dependent methyltransferase — protein sequence MTTTATAAYWEPLWAGGRRYRQLDGPENRLMDEHLGPGRGRPALDIGCGDGALARHLHHELGYRTTGIDISPSAVALAAAHDEGPTPGPAWRCVDITTSDLTDLPEPAYAVITCRLVYRWMEDKTAFLNRVRHLLVPGGTFWVVTEIAGRREDTDPLRGLGIRPAEVETLTSGWSAVQAADLDVLRCYALHP from the coding sequence ATGACGACGACCGCGACCGCCGCCTACTGGGAACCGCTCTGGGCAGGCGGTCGTCGCTACCGGCAACTCGACGGCCCCGAGAACCGGCTGATGGATGAACACCTCGGCCCCGGCCGCGGACGGCCGGCCCTCGACATCGGCTGCGGCGACGGCGCCCTGGCCCGCCACCTTCACCACGAGCTCGGATACCGCACCACTGGCATCGACATCTCCCCCAGCGCCGTCGCACTCGCCGCCGCCCACGACGAAGGTCCCACCCCCGGTCCGGCGTGGCGGTGCGTCGACATCACCACCAGCGACCTCACGGACCTGCCGGAGCCCGCATACGCGGTCATCACCTGCCGCCTCGTCTACCGGTGGATGGAGGACAAGACAGCCTTCCTCAACCGCGTCCGCCATCTCCTTGTCCCCGGCGGGACGTTCTGGGTGGTCACCGAGATCGCCGGACGCCGCGAGGACACCGACCCTCTCCGAGGTCTCGGGATCAGACCGGCCGAGGTCGAAACCCTCACCTCCGGCTGGTCCGCCGTCCAGGCCGCCGACCTTGACGTGCTCCGCTGCTACGCCCTGCACCCCTGA
- a CDS encoding MFS transporter, with the protein MTTSTQTAKASTVTSPDLRRLVASECASLSGSAVSTVALPTLAVLELHASTTQIAALAFLGQLPNAVVALPAGALSDRYAKRPQMIAADLTAAAGLATIPAAAFAGVLGIGQLYAVAVILGITKIVHDAAAISYLPVLVEPHLLQRANSRLGAASSVADSAGSNAGAALVGAIGAARSVLADVLSYLVSALLVWRIRTPELVAAPPEGRRTLSRDIGEGLRYVAGQPTIRTVIAALSTLSFGLAVMNTYWAYYLLVDLHVSPTEFGVIMGVGGAGSLAGALLAPRIASRFGIGPTIIIGFAVSPLAQIPLLLAGPGLRWQIALAGTLAVQLFWATASGTSQRSLRQILCEPRFQGRMQAASTTVTAGARPLASAAAGALVLFLGVRGTLTVGAVLEIVPVILLLVSPVRALRDMPVPPGRTAVPPAREGAS; encoded by the coding sequence GTGACGACCTCCACCCAGACGGCCAAGGCCTCGACGGTCACCTCCCCGGATCTGCGCCGCTTGGTCGCCAGCGAGTGCGCGAGCCTCTCCGGATCCGCGGTTAGCACCGTCGCCCTCCCCACCCTGGCCGTGCTGGAACTCCACGCCTCCACCACCCAGATCGCCGCGCTCGCCTTCCTCGGCCAACTCCCGAATGCCGTCGTGGCGCTCCCGGCCGGCGCGCTCTCGGACCGCTACGCCAAGCGCCCCCAGATGATCGCCGCGGACCTCACCGCCGCCGCGGGCCTCGCGACCATCCCGGCCGCCGCCTTCGCCGGAGTGCTCGGCATCGGCCAGCTGTACGCGGTCGCCGTCATCCTGGGCATCACCAAGATCGTGCACGACGCGGCCGCCATCAGCTACCTGCCCGTCCTCGTCGAACCTCACCTGCTGCAGCGCGCGAACTCCCGGCTCGGCGCGGCCTCGTCGGTGGCCGACAGCGCGGGCAGCAACGCGGGCGCCGCGCTGGTCGGCGCCATCGGCGCCGCCCGCTCCGTCCTCGCCGACGTCCTCTCCTACCTCGTCTCCGCCCTTCTCGTGTGGCGCATCCGCACCCCCGAGCTGGTCGCCGCTCCGCCCGAAGGCCGCCGGACCCTCTCGCGGGACATCGGTGAGGGCCTGCGCTACGTGGCTGGGCAGCCCACGATCCGCACAGTGATCGCGGCCCTGTCCACGCTCAGCTTCGGCCTGGCGGTCATGAACACGTACTGGGCGTACTACCTCCTCGTCGACCTGCATGTATCCCCGACGGAGTTCGGCGTGATCATGGGCGTCGGCGGGGCGGGCAGCCTGGCCGGGGCGCTCCTCGCCCCGCGCATCGCGTCCCGCTTCGGCATCGGACCGACGATCATCATCGGGTTCGCGGTCAGCCCGCTGGCCCAGATCCCCCTCCTGCTCGCCGGACCCGGACTCCGTTGGCAGATCGCGCTCGCCGGGACGCTGGCCGTTCAGCTGTTCTGGGCCACAGCCTCCGGGACGAGCCAGAGGTCCCTGAGGCAGATCCTGTGCGAGCCCCGCTTCCAGGGCCGCATGCAGGCCGCGAGCACCACGGTGACCGCGGGAGCCCGGCCCCTGGCCTCCGCGGCCGCCGGCGCCCTGGTCCTCTTCCTCGGCGTCCGGGGAACCCTCACCGTCGGGGCGGTCCTCGAGATCGTCCCCGTGATCCTCCTGCTCGTCTCCCCTGTCCGCGCCCTGCGGGACATGCCCGTCCCGCCCGGGCGTACCGCCGTGCCGCCCGCCCGTGAAGGAGCCTCATGA
- a CDS encoding phosphoribosyltransferase, translated as MPDRPNPRTSAEVPIEDLVFTAGAGRRARMVSWLAYQQMAADVAGQIRRAHPGAVTLVGILQGGWITAQSLADLLPASTVLAAAARRRSERTDGLELLAAADGLLAPGTPPPGQPLIVVDEVVDSGRTARFFLDHLAPYEPQLACLAASDTADPAPHFTAWSMSDLPSLVLPWRVLRDADQTAGCLLAAGPLTTAQLDERLRDLGHDIDPDLLESHLDHLAARDRLHRDGTLWRLPGGPDAP; from the coding sequence ATGCCTGACCGCCCGAACCCGCGCACCTCGGCCGAAGTGCCGATAGAGGACCTGGTGTTCACCGCCGGGGCCGGCCGCCGGGCCCGCATGGTGTCCTGGCTGGCCTACCAGCAGATGGCCGCCGACGTGGCCGGGCAGATCCGCCGCGCCCACCCCGGTGCGGTGACGCTGGTGGGCATCTTGCAGGGCGGGTGGATCACCGCCCAGTCCCTGGCCGACCTCCTGCCCGCCTCGACGGTGCTGGCCGCCGCCGCCCGCCGCCGCAGCGAGCGCACCGACGGCCTGGAGCTGCTCGCCGCGGCCGACGGGCTCCTTGCCCCCGGTACTCCCCCGCCGGGGCAGCCGCTGATCGTGGTGGACGAGGTCGTCGACTCCGGCCGAACCGCCCGATTCTTCCTCGACCACCTCGCCCCGTACGAACCGCAGTTGGCGTGCCTGGCGGCCTCGGACACCGCGGACCCAGCGCCGCACTTCACTGCCTGGTCCATGTCCGACCTGCCCTCGCTGGTCCTGCCCTGGCGGGTCCTGCGCGACGCCGACCAGACCGCCGGGTGCCTGCTGGCCGCCGGCCCCCTGACCACCGCCCAGCTCGACGAGAGGCTGCGTGACCTCGGCCATGACATCGACCCCGACCTCCTTGAGTCCCACCTCGACCATCTCGCCGCTCGTGACCGGCTCCACCGCGACGGGACCCTCTGGCGCCTTCCCGGCGGGCCGGACGCTCCCTGA
- a CDS encoding methyltransferase domain-containing protein — MTGSTATGPSGAFPAGRTLPDPATVSGIERVAAFYDADPEREWQRTRSGPYHRLETEVIHQQVLAGLRPGSRILDIGSGPGVHALELARRGHMVALSDLSANSLDSARARFRQAGLEGHLLGTQHGPAQHLVPPSGQFDAVLMFGPLYHLLDDADAVEAVRRAATALAPGGRFHAIFLTRTSVLRDLLKRGRFTEMTALTGGGYLDHGRYEPLPAVSADDYMPPTRTHRLTEAEDLLAAAGLEVTDRYSLEGVAAWMRPYVDQAAADQEAFTALSRAVRETTQAGELLEAGDHFLLSAAPAGLPRPRPRTRTGAGRADLVGRHRGVLAGADGRITFAPALIRHGGRRLLAVTTGPADARTYIPRQLPGRAPEPWYTGGRNRIVLTALPEPGGPVSLDGARPLPVPDGCDDVTGVSLVVHQEALHAYFSARPDGGAWSIYRTVSRDGGTTWAAPHLALAPAAEDGASDGEHVLLPAVLHRGGAWWMWYAGRDGHHRRIHLATSTDGIVWQRNGVVVTTGPAGAPDAYAADCPAVAASSDGGLLMVYGAGTSRSLAAAHSRDGLTWRPLGAVLHRGGPGSPDSRYAFYPALLPEGGGRIRLLYAGEDDQARWTVLDAGVLDAALLAERPAPLPLTDEIAAAVDRVRDEVPAPYWEIPEDCHAPAPAYASPDGALAQLRPSSTPVFAARTTAGTVVVKPGRGRAFAEREHTGLQALARHLPVPATALHYRGEDATLVSQAVDGIPLRDLAATDPGRFLTVLGEVAARLVHGATATLTPRREDDVDHSLQTPAVLSGWVEDLAHRLRPWADHTLHLNGAPTHLSCRSLIHLARRSLTPAAPGGWLVHATGDLHLGNVLVHPTEPRWWVIDAEFAGMHDLDQTLAKLAGSCLKHTGLLADAAVREHRGVLQVTCPLAEPLGGQLLETTWLLDRFDGLPLDRARILGLLMPDLYFRLTRDENAPAAAEGLAALALAARMTGHGAAQ; from the coding sequence GTGACCGGCTCCACCGCGACGGGACCCTCTGGCGCCTTCCCGGCGGGCCGGACGCTCCCTGATCCCGCGACCGTCAGCGGCATCGAGCGGGTGGCCGCGTTCTACGACGCGGACCCCGAGCGGGAGTGGCAGCGCACCCGCTCCGGCCCCTACCACCGGCTGGAGACGGAGGTCATCCACCAGCAGGTCCTGGCCGGGCTGCGCCCGGGAAGCCGCATCCTCGACATCGGCTCGGGCCCCGGCGTCCACGCCCTGGAACTGGCCCGCCGCGGGCACATGGTCGCCCTGTCCGACCTGTCCGCGAACAGCCTGGACAGCGCCCGCGCCCGCTTCCGCCAGGCCGGTCTGGAAGGGCACCTGCTGGGCACGCAGCACGGCCCGGCGCAGCACCTGGTTCCGCCGTCGGGCCAGTTCGACGCGGTGCTGATGTTCGGCCCGCTCTACCACCTGCTCGACGACGCGGACGCCGTCGAGGCGGTGCGCCGGGCCGCGACCGCGCTGGCGCCGGGCGGCCGGTTCCACGCGATCTTCCTGACCCGCACCTCGGTCCTGCGGGACCTGCTCAAGCGCGGCCGGTTCACGGAGATGACCGCCCTGACCGGCGGCGGATACCTCGACCACGGCCGCTACGAGCCGCTGCCTGCGGTGTCGGCCGACGACTACATGCCGCCCACCCGCACCCACCGCCTCACCGAGGCCGAGGACCTGCTGGCCGCGGCCGGACTGGAGGTCACCGACCGGTACTCGCTGGAGGGCGTCGCGGCGTGGATGCGCCCGTACGTCGACCAGGCGGCCGCCGACCAGGAGGCGTTCACCGCGCTGAGCCGCGCGGTGCGGGAGACCACCCAGGCGGGCGAACTCCTCGAGGCGGGTGATCACTTCCTGCTGTCCGCCGCACCGGCCGGACTGCCGCGCCCGCGCCCCCGGACCCGCACCGGGGCGGGACGGGCGGACCTCGTCGGGCGCCACCGCGGCGTGCTGGCCGGCGCCGACGGCCGCATCACCTTCGCCCCGGCCCTCATCCGCCACGGCGGCCGCCGCCTGCTGGCCGTGACCACCGGCCCGGCCGACGCCCGTACCTACATCCCTCGGCAGTTGCCCGGCCGCGCCCCCGAGCCGTGGTACACCGGCGGCCGCAACCGCATCGTCCTCACTGCCCTGCCCGAGCCCGGCGGGCCGGTGTCCCTGGACGGTGCCCGGCCGCTGCCGGTCCCGGACGGCTGCGACGACGTCACCGGCGTGAGCCTGGTCGTCCACCAGGAGGCGCTGCACGCCTACTTCAGCGCCCGGCCCGACGGCGGGGCCTGGTCGATCTACCGCACCGTCAGCCGCGACGGCGGAACCACCTGGGCCGCCCCCCACCTCGCCCTCGCCCCCGCCGCCGAGGACGGGGCGAGCGACGGCGAGCACGTGCTGCTGCCGGCCGTGCTACACCGCGGCGGCGCCTGGTGGATGTGGTACGCCGGACGCGACGGCCACCACCGGCGCATCCACCTGGCCACCTCCACCGACGGCATCGTCTGGCAGCGCAACGGCGTCGTCGTCACCACCGGCCCGGCCGGCGCCCCGGACGCGTACGCCGCCGACTGCCCCGCCGTCGCCGCGAGTTCCGACGGCGGCCTGCTGATGGTCTACGGCGCCGGCACCTCCCGCTCGTTGGCGGCCGCGCACTCCCGCGACGGCCTGACCTGGCGGCCGCTGGGCGCCGTCCTGCACCGCGGCGGCCCCGGCAGCCCGGACTCCCGCTACGCCTTCTATCCCGCGCTGCTGCCCGAGGGAGGCGGCCGGATCCGGCTGCTGTACGCGGGCGAGGACGACCAGGCGCGCTGGACGGTGCTGGACGCCGGTGTGCTGGACGCCGCGCTGCTGGCCGAGCGTCCCGCTCCACTGCCGCTGACCGACGAGATCGCAGCCGCCGTCGACCGCGTCCGCGACGAGGTGCCCGCCCCGTACTGGGAGATCCCGGAGGACTGCCACGCCCCCGCGCCCGCCTACGCCTCCCCCGACGGGGCGCTGGCCCAGCTGCGGCCGAGCAGCACGCCGGTGTTCGCCGCCCGCACGACCGCGGGCACGGTCGTGGTCAAGCCCGGTCGCGGCCGGGCCTTCGCCGAACGGGAGCACACCGGTCTGCAGGCCCTCGCCCGGCATCTGCCCGTGCCTGCCACCGCGCTGCACTACCGCGGCGAGGACGCGACGCTGGTCTCCCAGGCCGTGGACGGCATCCCCCTGCGGGACCTGGCCGCCACCGACCCGGGGCGATTCCTGACGGTCCTGGGCGAGGTAGCCGCCCGGCTGGTCCACGGCGCCACCGCGACGCTGACCCCCCGCCGGGAGGACGACGTCGACCACTCGCTCCAGACCCCCGCGGTGCTGTCCGGCTGGGTGGAGGACCTCGCCCACCGGCTGCGGCCCTGGGCCGACCACACCCTTCACCTCAACGGCGCACCGACCCACCTCAGTTGCCGCTCCCTCATCCACCTCGCGCGCCGCTCCCTCACCCCGGCCGCCCCGGGCGGCTGGCTCGTCCACGCCACCGGCGACCTCCACCTGGGCAACGTCCTCGTCCACCCGACCGAGCCGCGCTGGTGGGTGATCGACGCCGAGTTCGCCGGCATGCACGACCTCGACCAGACACTGGCCAAGCTGGCCGGCTCCTGCCTGAAGCACACCGGCCTGCTCGCCGACGCCGCGGTCCGCGAACACCGCGGCGTCCTTCAGGTCACCTGCCCACTGGCCGAACCGTTGGGGGGACAGCTCCTCGAAACGACCTGGCTGCTGGACCGGTTCGACGGCCTGCCCCTGGACCGGGCCCGGATCCTCGGCCTGCTCATGCCGGACTTGTACTTCCGCCTCACCCGCGACGAGAACGCCCCCGCCGCCGCCGAGGGCCTGGCTGCCCTCGCGCTGGCCGCTCGGATGACCGGCCACGGAGCAGCCCAGTGA
- a CDS encoding bifunctional class I SAM-dependent methyltransferase/NUDIX hydrolase, producing the protein MTTEKDTLEIWNTYGTHQITRGLQLPELDRWDWGIPETGPGINALGEVAGLRVLDLGSGLGRHAANLAALGAKVTAVDASPAQHQRALTRYPDHPGLHLVCADAVDHLRAADPYDLIYSVGSLPYLDPNRLLPALANGLKPGGRLVFSALHTNSDGAGPSNEVTPRPEILRLPGTTQDHPVNMWVLSVQLWEDLLVQHGLTLDSVTAIDSPTTDNAVSYRLYTARRPERVPSRPRTNAPPPPNTALGVGVIVHGPDGILLGRHRRRTWELAGGTVEPGETFAEAAVRELHEEAGLVAEPDDVQVLGTLLDRVGDVVRLTVPVLITRCSGTPRQREETIGSWRFWPLTALPQPLFVPSAQCLTAWNPALPLDHPAAHFQPYASPGR; encoded by the coding sequence GTGACCACCGAGAAGGACACCCTCGAAATCTGGAACACCTACGGCACCCACCAGATCACCAGAGGACTTCAGCTGCCCGAACTGGACCGGTGGGACTGGGGAATCCCGGAGACCGGCCCCGGCATCAACGCCCTCGGTGAGGTGGCGGGACTACGCGTCCTCGACCTCGGCAGCGGCCTCGGCCGGCACGCCGCGAACCTGGCCGCCCTGGGCGCCAAGGTCACCGCCGTCGACGCCTCACCCGCCCAGCACCAGCGCGCCCTCACCCGCTACCCGGACCACCCCGGTCTGCACCTGGTGTGCGCCGACGCAGTGGACCACCTGCGCGCTGCCGACCCGTACGACCTGATCTACTCCGTCGGCTCCCTGCCGTATCTGGACCCCAACCGGCTGCTGCCCGCCCTGGCCAACGGCCTCAAACCGGGCGGACGCCTGGTCTTCTCCGCGCTGCACACCAACTCGGACGGCGCCGGGCCCTCGAACGAGGTGACCCCGCGCCCCGAGATCCTGCGGCTGCCCGGCACGACCCAGGACCACCCCGTGAACATGTGGGTCCTCAGCGTGCAGCTCTGGGAAGACCTCCTGGTCCAGCACGGCCTCACCCTGGACTCGGTCACAGCGATCGACTCTCCGACGACGGACAACGCGGTCTCCTACCGGCTGTACACGGCCCGCCGTCCGGAACGCGTGCCGAGCCGTCCCCGCACCAACGCACCTCCCCCGCCGAACACCGCGCTCGGCGTCGGTGTGATCGTGCACGGCCCGGACGGCATCCTGCTCGGCCGACACCGGCGCCGTACCTGGGAGCTCGCCGGCGGGACCGTCGAACCGGGCGAGACGTTCGCCGAGGCAGCCGTCCGCGAGCTCCACGAGGAAGCCGGCCTCGTAGCCGAGCCCGACGACGTACAGGTGCTGGGCACGCTCCTGGACCGGGTGGGCGACGTCGTACGGCTGACGGTGCCCGTCCTGATCACCCGCTGCTCCGGCACCCCCCGTCAACGCGAAGAGACCATCGGCTCCTGGCGGTTCTGGCCTCTGACCGCGCTGCCCCAGCCGTTGTTCGTGCCCAGCGCCCAGTGCCTGACCGCCTGGAACCCCGCCCTCCCGCTCGACCACCCGGCCGCCCACTTCCAGCCGTACGCCTCCCCAGGCCGCTAG
- a CDS encoding phosphotransferase — MSSTKPLPAALKRWAEQRIGPVVSVRDASHSWDRSRVWDLEGERGVHHYLKVSPSVKFFTRESRAYRHIVPALGHTRAPHLVDSRAQDLALLLTAVPGAPAKELGLGAAGWRTVHQQAGALCARLHEAGPLDRGDQVEAEASLSAAADGAEKYLARAGDRLNQDEQQLIRDHAARLRRVGPVPVGYIHGDNQPRNWLWSTSGLALIDFERSRPAARVQDLVILATTQWADHPDREKAFLLSYGRELSDAERHALRCLTALDAVNCLAWGPDNGDAEVTARGRRTLDRLMKEDRS, encoded by the coding sequence ATGAGCTCGACGAAGCCGCTGCCCGCGGCCCTGAAGCGTTGGGCGGAACAGCGGATCGGCCCCGTCGTGTCCGTCCGCGACGCCTCGCACAGCTGGGACCGCTCCCGGGTGTGGGATCTGGAGGGCGAACGCGGGGTGCACCACTACCTGAAGGTCTCGCCCTCGGTGAAGTTCTTCACCCGGGAGAGCCGGGCCTACCGTCACATCGTCCCCGCACTCGGACACACCCGGGCGCCCCACCTCGTCGACAGCCGCGCCCAGGACCTGGCCCTGCTGCTCACCGCGGTTCCCGGCGCCCCGGCGAAGGAACTCGGATTGGGCGCCGCCGGGTGGCGGACCGTGCACCAACAGGCCGGGGCGCTCTGCGCCCGGCTCCACGAGGCCGGGCCACTCGACCGCGGCGACCAGGTGGAGGCCGAAGCCTCTTTGTCCGCCGCCGCTGACGGAGCGGAGAAGTACCTGGCTCGCGCCGGGGACCGGCTCAACCAGGACGAGCAGCAGCTGATCCGGGACCACGCCGCACGCCTTCGCCGCGTCGGCCCGGTACCCGTCGGCTACATCCACGGCGACAACCAGCCGAGGAACTGGCTGTGGTCCACGAGCGGGCTCGCCCTCATCGACTTCGAACGGTCCCGGCCGGCCGCGCGCGTCCAGGACCTCGTCATCCTCGCCACCACCCAGTGGGCCGACCATCCGGACCGCGAGAAGGCGTTCCTCCTGTCCTACGGGCGGGAGCTGTCCGACGCCGAGCGGCACGCGCTCCGCTGCCTGACCGCGCTGGACGCGGTCAACTGCCTTGCCTGGGGCCCGGACAACGGCGACGCCGAGGTCACCGCCCGCGGTCGGCGGACCCTGGACAGGCTCATGAAGGAGGACCGGTCGTGA
- a CDS encoding GNAT family N-acetyltransferase: MTFVPTASDAPAAIRLTPSVTAAHYDHPDARRLTQALRAEQHTLYGFADDPDATPEADFDPPAGLFLIAHVGDEAVGCGGVRLLDEHTAEIKRMYVSGEARGHGIGRYLLQRLEGHAASRGATRIMLETGRRNTAALALYHRAGYLPCPSYVAGRDARVNRAMTKLLGSSSR, from the coding sequence ATGACCTTCGTGCCCACCGCCTCCGACGCCCCGGCCGCGATACGCCTGACGCCCTCCGTGACCGCCGCGCACTACGACCACCCGGACGCCCGGCGCCTGACCCAGGCCCTCCGCGCCGAACAGCACACGTTGTACGGCTTCGCCGACGACCCGGACGCCACCCCCGAGGCGGACTTTGACCCGCCCGCCGGCCTGTTCCTCATCGCCCACGTCGGCGACGAGGCGGTCGGGTGCGGAGGCGTACGCCTCCTCGATGAGCACACTGCAGAGATCAAACGCATGTACGTCTCCGGTGAAGCTCGCGGCCACGGAATCGGCCGGTACCTCCTCCAACGTCTCGAAGGGCATGCTGCCAGCCGCGGCGCGACGCGGATCATGCTGGAGACCGGACGGCGCAACACCGCCGCCCTCGCTCTCTACCATCGGGCCGGTTACCTGCCCTGCCCCTCCTACGTCGCCGGACGCGACGCCCGAGTCAACCGGGCCATGACCAAGCTCCTCGGCAGCAGCTCACGGTGA
- a CDS encoding DegT/DnrJ/EryC1/StrS family aminotransferase → MPHRFEPAPQRERIAVALADYVRAGGALSVADGSGVIGELEQRIEKVLGLPDPLSFSSGTAGLHAAYLALDMPPGSEVIGPVTTFHASLSPALHAGLNAVLVDVEPDTGNLCPAALEAAITPLTRCVTVTHYLGHPAAMEEITRICRERDLHLIEDISHAYLSMLHGQRVGTFGDICVGSMQDRKSWPAGEGGLFSAARPQWRERALLAGHYRGRALLLKDPELAAFGETGLGLKMRMHPLAAVVGLANAEDLVERLAARRALLERLTRGLQGLSGVRPPVVRPGAGMGGWFSYRPQIQPGELKPGVDVNAYLRRLQDAGVPAHYPSVGSLAGMPLFTHPVPLHAASGTWRPRRCGPFHGESAYNAGRISVSVTDQDTEETIGTYAAAFAEASHALARPVAT, encoded by the coding sequence ATGCCGCACCGTTTCGAGCCGGCTCCGCAGCGCGAGCGAATCGCGGTGGCGCTCGCGGACTACGTTCGCGCGGGAGGGGCGCTGTCGGTGGCGGACGGCTCCGGCGTGATCGGGGAACTGGAGCAGCGGATCGAGAAGGTCCTGGGCCTGCCGGATCCGCTGTCGTTCTCCTCGGGCACCGCCGGGCTGCACGCGGCCTACCTCGCGCTGGACATGCCGCCCGGCTCGGAGGTGATCGGGCCGGTCACCACGTTCCACGCCTCGTTGAGTCCTGCGCTGCACGCCGGGCTCAACGCGGTGCTCGTCGACGTGGAGCCGGACACCGGGAACCTGTGCCCGGCGGCGCTGGAGGCGGCGATCACCCCGCTGACCCGGTGCGTGACGGTGACGCACTACCTGGGGCATCCCGCCGCGATGGAGGAGATCACCCGGATCTGCCGCGAACGGGATCTGCACCTGATCGAGGACATCAGCCACGCCTACCTTTCGATGCTGCACGGGCAGCGGGTGGGGACGTTCGGCGACATCTGCGTCGGCAGCATGCAGGACAGGAAGTCCTGGCCCGCCGGTGAGGGCGGCCTGTTCAGCGCCGCGCGCCCGCAGTGGCGCGAGCGGGCGCTGCTGGCCGGCCACTACCGCGGCCGCGCCCTGCTGCTGAAGGACCCGGAGCTGGCGGCGTTCGGGGAGACCGGGCTCGGGCTGAAGATGCGGATGCACCCGCTGGCCGCGGTGGTGGGCCTGGCCAACGCCGAGGACCTGGTGGAACGTCTGGCGGCCCGCCGCGCGCTGCTGGAGCGGCTGACCCGGGGCCTTCAGGGCCTGTCGGGGGTGCGGCCGCCTGTGGTGCGGCCCGGCGCCGGTATGGGGGGCTGGTTCTCCTACCGGCCGCAGATCCAGCCCGGCGAGCTGAAGCCGGGGGTGGACGTCAACGCCTACCTGCGGCGGCTGCAGGACGCCGGGGTTCCGGCGCACTACCCCTCGGTCGGCTCGCTGGCCGGCATGCCGCTGTTCACGCATCCGGTCCCGCTGCACGCGGCATCCGGCACCTGGCGGCCGCGGCGGTGCGGTCCCTTCCACGGCGAGAGCGCCTACAACGCGGGCCGGATCAGCGTGAGCGTCACCGACCAGGACACCGAGGAGACGATCGGCACCTACGCCGCCGCCTTCGCCGAGGCGTCGCATGCCCTGGCCCGGCCGGTGGCGACATGA
- a CDS encoding PIG-L deacetylase family protein, with protein sequence MPSLLGIFGHPDDESLLAGGVFAQHAAAGATTAVVTATWAPDSHRAGELAEALDILGAGRPRMLGFADARIPDSAPGRPRLCDAPLEEVAGLIVEHIRAVRPQVVVTHDAYGQLTGHPDHLRTHQAALLAFHAAGLEHLYPQAGAPWQPDSLYAATHPHSGVGELGALLTRVGKKVLSVPDGHVTETVDVSDCTDRKLAAILAHRSEAARERPLPGILSRLPAAERESIIATEYFTLLGRKPAPGGAVLQQSP encoded by the coding sequence ATGCCGTCCCTGCTGGGCATCTTCGGCCATCCGGACGACGAGTCCCTCCTGGCCGGCGGCGTCTTCGCGCAGCACGCCGCCGCGGGCGCCACGACCGCCGTGGTCACCGCCACCTGGGCGCCCGACAGCCACCGGGCCGGCGAACTCGCAGAAGCCCTGGACATCCTGGGGGCGGGCAGGCCGCGCATGCTGGGATTCGCCGACGCTCGCATCCCCGACTCCGCGCCCGGCCGGCCCCGGCTCTGCGACGCCCCGCTGGAGGAGGTAGCGGGGCTGATCGTCGAACACATCCGCGCCGTACGGCCACAGGTCGTCGTCACCCACGACGCCTACGGCCAGCTGACCGGCCACCCGGACCACCTCCGCACCCACCAGGCGGCGCTGCTGGCGTTCCACGCCGCGGGCCTGGAACACCTCTACCCGCAGGCCGGGGCTCCGTGGCAGCCCGACTCGCTGTACGCCGCGACGCATCCACATTCGGGGGTGGGCGAACTGGGTGCGCTGTTGACGCGGGTTGGCAAGAAGGTGCTCAGCGTGCCGGACGGACACGTCACCGAGACGGTCGACGTGAGCGACTGCACGGACCGGAAACTGGCCGCGATCTTGGCACACCGCAGCGAAGCCGCGCGGGAGCGGCCCCTTCCCGGAATCCTCTCCCGGCTTCCCGCAGCGGAGCGGGAGTCGATCATCGCGACGGAGTACTTCACCCTCCTCGGCAGGAAGCCGGCGCCGGGCGGGGCGGTCCTCCAGCAGTCACCGTGA
- a CDS encoding NUDIX domain-containing protein encodes MSAVHRSIGNVMVLLQRPGDGRILTVRHQATSWHSPGMLTVVGGRLEDGEFLDEGAVRELAEEVGIHISPDRLRFCQLLHFHAADGERVIGAAFTVREWEGTPYNREPGTHTELVWVDPTAPPPDCHPFTHAVLTHFSTGRLYANVIAPELLGGEAG; translated from the coding sequence GTGAGCGCCGTACACCGGAGCATCGGGAACGTCATGGTCCTGCTCCAGCGTCCTGGCGACGGCCGGATCCTGACCGTCCGGCACCAGGCGACGTCGTGGCACTCCCCCGGGATGCTCACGGTCGTCGGAGGACGCCTTGAGGACGGCGAGTTCCTCGACGAGGGAGCGGTGCGCGAGCTCGCCGAGGAAGTCGGCATCCACATCAGCCCGGACCGCCTGCGGTTCTGCCAGCTGCTCCACTTCCACGCGGCGGACGGTGAGCGGGTGATCGGCGCCGCCTTCACGGTGCGGGAGTGGGAGGGCACCCCGTACAACCGCGAGCCGGGCACGCACACCGAGCTGGTGTGGGTCGACCCGACCGCCCCGCCCCCCGACTGCCACCCCTTCACCCACGCGGTCCTCACCCACTTCTCCACCGGCCGGCTCTACGCCAACGTGATCGCCCCAGAACTGCTGGGCGGTGAGGCCGGGTGA